A stretch of DNA from Vanacampus margaritifer isolate UIUO_Vmar chromosome 1, RoL_Vmar_1.0, whole genome shotgun sequence:
acgattttaatctaataaaccccaCAAACATTTAtctaaaggtttcatttattcaaaaataattcctgtgcaaaatgttcagacaacaatattGTATAttgattctaaattagttttaacataaacttagcattcatagttttttcttaaatgccacaattaagtagttggtagttATTGTAAACGTGTCTTGCaaagcacccatccagcattctgccacttgtgcaaaattacaatttacaaaaaCGTTTTCATGTAACACAACacaagaacaacagcttttaataatccacaaaacaaaattcgatttcacgatttagcacattttcaacgattcgatttttaaaatgacgatgtatcgaatgaatttgatttattgcccagccctactctagcgtgacagcggataactacgtttaaggtagcacaggttgtgtttaagcaataaacataattacatgcattaaagtaaagcgtgtgcagtggatcaaaaaatgttgaagacgtcctcataacattaaatgtcaaaacaattaacacataaccggtgctcttcaaatttggcggggacatttttttgataaaaagccttttttatcaagcgattaatcgtgattaatcaaaattcaaagatgtgattaatctcattaaaaaacgtaatcgtttgacagctccaGTATTTTCTTGACTTGATCAGGGAGGAGACAGCGCTTTTGGCGTTACCTCCTTAATCTCGGACCCTATCACGTTGGAGCACGGCCGTGTCAGCAGTTTCCCGCTTTCTTTCCAGTGCATGAGTTGCCGAGTGGGGGGAGCCAGGATCAGGGTCTCAACCAGATCAGAGTCGTCGCTGAGCTGCATCCGCATGGCTTTGTCAGTCAGATTTGTCATTTGGTCTACGATCAACTTGCACTTCCTCCGCCTCCTTTTCTTATTTGCGCTTGCTGATGAGATGAGATGTGAATAATGAGTCACGTCATGTTTGATACATTTGATCTTTTTCCCTGTTAttcactagggatgtaacgatatccaacgTCTTGATACGATAAATATCGCGGtatgaacctcacgatacgataaagCTTATAATACTGTGTAAAAGCTCACAATATTGtaacaaataaaatgcaattaaaaagcTTAGCCAGGTCATGTCATGTGACGTCACGTCATGGGCTCCTATTGGCTCGTATCATGGTCTGTATAGTTCACAATGATGCTGAAGCAGgcaaaaagtcatgttttttttgacagagatattgtaaaatatttgctggtatgaccgATTAATGGGAGTGATAACCGGCGCAATGGCCAAAATATTccaaactaaaattaaactgcattaaTAAACTCACCACTAgtgtgctagaactgcacaaattgaTAAATgccgtgacatgacgacgatatCGTAGCAATTTCAATATCGCAACATTtgctgttatcgttacatccctactattCACTGACAGACAGATGTAGAGTAGATGGTTGGTTGATTCTGTTAAATTCATATACACAACATACTTTCCATTACTTTGGTTTGTGTTCTTTCCCAGACTATCTTAAAGTGGCCATTTCAACCGTGCCTGGGCTCACTTGACACCTATTTAGGTAAGTGTGAGTGCTCTTTGGAGCCAAGACACATATTTTACATCGTACACTTGGAAGTAAGAAAGCTGCATGTAATGCAGggttacttaactcattcactgccattgacggctatagacgtccaaaatgaatttgaactatttcttttacacacacacttttgttaacaagagtatgaaaacctagaaattaagaacagatataaaatttgtgattagtcgtgagttaactagtgaagtcatgcgtttaattaaaattcaaaattgtaatttttaataatattttcttctttaaaaaagaaaaagaaaaaaagaaaagattaaaaaaagaaatgaacaaaagtggatttttttttaaactaatagaaatggttaaaataatttttggacgtctatagccgtcaatggcattgaatgagttaatgaaatgACGCCAAACCAAACCGCCTTCAAGAGGAGTGTGAGTGGAATACAACAGGGGGCAGGATAGGAAGCGGTAATCTTGGGACTGCTACGGTTTAAATGGCCGACTGTGAGTacgttcttaactctttgactgccaaaaacgttaaataacgtttagtaaaaccctagggaggagtgccaaagacgttaaaagacgtttgtttcaaaacagaggtgaaactaaccattttctattgttgattactgaaaaacggaataaggtagaaacaaactttttttctgatgaaagatgagagtccaatctttcatttggtagtatgtgtgtttccatagtccaaacacattattttctgtggaccttgaaagatcagtcaaaatgcttaaatcggctggcgcccacagcatcccttttctcaaaacgtctggcagtcaaagagttaagcaattGTCTTCCAACTGTAACTGCAAGCCAGCGTCagcacagttttgtttttgttgtcaatcCATGGCCATTCATATTGTATTTGTGAACACAATGTCTGTCGGTGGATAGTTATAGCAcccaattttgttttcatttggccTCCGATATCTCGGTATATGCTGTACAgtaagtatttaaaaatgtacattaggAAACAAAGAAACACATGAGTTTGGTGGTGCCTACAAGTGTCAGGCACAGGCGGAAGGGTAAAGGTCGTCTGCTCATGTGCTGGCTGATTCAGGGACTCTTCTTCCTCCGCAAGATCTCTTTCTCTGTTTACATCTGAAGAACAAAAAGATGGAATTTCTTAACTAGAAGGTTTCAACGATGTATTTTTACGTCTAAGTACACCGTTGTACCATGCTGGTGGTTGAGTGAATATTTTTCAGGCGTCTCATTTAGAATCTCTTCTGGGCTGAAGTCAAGAAAGTCTGGGTGAGTGTCACAGTTTGTCAGAGTTTCTGTGGAGCAGAACCATATTCATCATAGATGAGACGGATTAAAATGAattggtacaaaaatacatttaaaaccctggagaacccacggggtcaaatttggcccctataaattttgctactcaaataacaaagactttttttttttttttttacaaatttaacttcaaaagtccagagtgccacttctgacccctgcatggggccatctagtggatgaatattgcacttacatgagccagagtggtggtgacaagatggctggcaatgtgctgttttgttgagctggaaatcaatccaatccatcaaacaaaaccatcttctcagcaaaccatcagatggtaaaattgtcttttttttgttaatctatttcatatcatgttgcagaatgcctaggagtatgttatatatatattttgataaattagcaactctgagctagtttaaaaaaaaaggttaaaattgaaaaaaacatatattttggtgttcagtgaacttatagcagtcatttaatgtataattcataattttccaaagaagaaaagggttcttgggttctccagggttaagctaAATGCTGTAGTTTGATAAAGAACGGAATCGTAGTATGTATGTTTAGATCATTTAACGCGACCCACCAAGACACATCTCAAATCCGGTGTCCTCGTCCCCAAACAATTCTTGTGGTTGAAAATGATCAATGTGGCACTGAGACACATCTGCTGCAGAtcacagagagagacagaaccATATGCCAAGTCAGTACTTTTATAAGTCTTCACCTCacataacaaaatattaaaatgctaCTTGGGCATTAGTGAAAAGCTTTGCTGTCTAAAACTGTGAACTTGATGCTttgcttgctgtttttttttaagctgttcAATTAACACCAATGAATAAGATTAAGTAACATTCTAAGATGCAATCATatcctttgaaaaaaataatcgctgCTTAACAATATAAACCAATGATTCTCAACTTCACAGGACATTTGTGTGCCCTGAGACATCAAGTATAAtgtgggaaattatccaattttacTACTTGTAGTACTATTAATTTATGTTTTGCTGTGACATACAGAGTAATTAGCAAAGTATCCAAATAAAACAGACCAAATATCATAATGCGTCAAAGTAAATtgaaaagatgattttttttttgtttggtggtgtgctgtgccaattttttcatgtcaaatatgtgctttggctcaataaaggttaggAAACACTCATCTGAGCAACCGTTTACAAAATGTGTAcgttataaaaatgtgtttgtttgtttttttcacaaaatggaTTCATCTGACTGTAAACAATTTTGTTCTCCTGTTTCTGCAAACTGCTACCTGAATATTCCTTCAGGGTGATTTCCTCTGGATGACTTTGGTTTTGCAAGAATAAATCTTTATCTACCAGTATGTTGAAGtcactgaggaaaaaaaaaaccagaaCAAATAAATACCAATCACATATAAAATGAACAATTATGAACTTGTTTGGTTATTTAATTGAGAAACTTAACATTTATCCTTCCTTTACTTTTCAAACAGTTCATTATCTAGGaagacattttaaatgtgttcattGTTGCACGCGTTTTACTTGTATACAAGTTTTGCTACATATAATCACcctaattgttttgtttaattcattttttctttttggacacatttttacagcttgcatcacatcatatcatttgcaacattgacatccgaatgAGGgtctgacgggtagaagccatggcttaaatttgtcatttgtagGCTACCTTTGAGCTTTTCATGCACCAAAGACGTGATGAAGTGTAGAAATGTTGGCAAGAAGAAGTCAAAAATGTACCTTGAGGGAGACAACAAAGGGAAATCTTCACTAAAGGAGATTTCTTTGACTGTGGCTTCAAACCCTTCACAAGACACATATTTTGTCCCAGCCGGAGCGTCTAGAATGAAAAAGTTACATTCAAGCAGATGCCAAAATCGTAATCAATTTACTTGATAGGAGCGAATCGACAGAGCTTTCTGGGTGTGAATAAGACATATTTTGGTAGACTATATCCATCCTGTCCCTTAACGTTTTTGCACTAATCAACTGTGTGTCCaattaatgagcacaagcacCCCGTTAGCAGACAGATGGTAGTAAAAATTACATCTTCAAATTATCTTTAAATTCTATGGCGCTGTCACATTTCAACAAGTAAAAATCACACTTAAGATGATACTATTGATGCTGCCTAGTTCCTAACGTGTTAAGTACAATGTGTTACCTGACCAGAATGACAGTTTGAGCTTATCTATGGCATGATTGCAGTCTGTAAGgagatattttgtttttctggaaaAGATCTGAGTCACGCCAAGAAGCAGAGATCCAGACAGCCTCAAACCAAGTATCTGTAATTACAGtatgacacatttaatacagTATGTTTGGTGCATTTATTGGGCATAAGAGGTTGGTACTTTAGAAGTGTTCACCTGTGGGGAAGACATGATATCGTCTATTGCTGTATCCAAATTACAGTCAATAACATGGGTCTTTGTGACCTTCTGCTTAAAGTGCACCGATAACCAGATTTGCTTGAGCGTTTCCCACTTGTACGCGAAGGGCCTCCAACAGAAGAGCATCTTCCTGGTGTGAAAAGTCCTACATTAATATCAACAACAAGCAGACGAATATCCATTAATTCCACTAGACacaaaaagttgttaaaaaatgaCTTGAGGTTTGTAAATCCCTCTTAAGTGACAGTCGTGTAACCTTTAGCAGCAAACTAAGAATAGCATCTCTCTGGTTTAATATTATCCCCCAGGACCCCCTAGTAAAATGGTTACTTGGTGTCTACAGTGGTAAACTTTGAGTTCAGACAACGACTGGCGTTTATGCTGGTAGTTGCTGTGTGTTGGTGCAAAGTTTAACACTGACGTGTACCACCAATTTTGAACACGGTTCAGaagaagtgatttttttatttttttacattaaccaACAATTAATTCCACCAAATGTCAAAAATAGTCAACAAATTCTAAAATGATTCGAGTTATTTTGTAAGCCCTTTTTGACATTCAGCTGTCGAGTGACTGGCAGTGGAGTAATCTAGCAACCTGTAAGGCACGTCCAAAGAGTTATGTGCCTTTCTGTAATAATATTGCCACCTGTAACGAACACGTTTACTgagtaaatagtttttttctctgagtcCAATGTTGAGGTTAAACGACGGACTTCAGgtggaaaataaatgtgacGGGTTAACGTAGACGCTGGTAGCGAGGGGTTTAATAACAGGAGGTTTAATAACAGGAAGTCCACAGTTATTTTGGACACGGTTCCGAAGAGTAAAAGGGTACAATTATATCAACTTACAGTTTAAGCAGACAGAGACGGCGGCTATCGCAACTAGCGAAAAGCGATTTGAAAGTCGCGCTTTACCCTCAGCGTCTGACGTCACGTAACCGCGCAACGAACGGATGACTTCCGGTCATCAAAATGGCGACGCGTTTGAAATAATGTTGGGTTTGGCATTCTCCATGCAAATACCGCATCTTGATTTCAAAACTAAGTTTAGTGCTTGAATGTGAAAACCTAGACCATGAGCCGTATTTGTGAGTTGTACTTGTTTGGTTTTGCACGCCATACCTGCCAGTTGGCTTTAAAACGATGACGCCTGTCCACAGTGGAGCCCATTCAGGTAAATGTGTACACATTTACACAATATCAACAAAGTGCTCTTTCAGTGATTATCTTGAATCCCTCGTGGTTATTATCTAGTTTTACTTTTGTAGTCCGGCCTACTGTAATAAAATCTCATCTATATCATTTGCCGTATGTAACAGCAGGGGGCGCCATttgataagcaaacagtagtgCCATTTCTCATTGACACCGCAAATGAGTAAATCAGTGTTTTTAATGAGGGCAAGAATTGCACACTTTAGTGCAAGAGTTATTGCAGTATTTTAATTTTCATGATTAATTAttagtggacaaaaaaaagagaaaaatatttcTTCCAATTTATACGAAATCATATTATTTCAATCTCTCTTTTGACAATAATGGAAAACAAATTAAGATCTAGAACTGGTGTAACTCTAAATTGGAAGACATGGAAACAACTTCCAATGTTGATGTTTTAGCTATTCAAGCAATTAATTGATAGTTTAATCAAAAATGCTGCGCTTTATGAATTGTACCATGTGTATGTCTGtaactttgtgttttttgctGCTACCTTGGAATGGTCTCTCTTTGGAAAAAGAGGTTCTTAATCTCAATGGGACTAACcgagttaaacaaaaaaaaagaaaatgtatcatcACATCAAATTATTGCATATAAACAATTGGGcctgcattttattttgtatgtattcttaaaggtgcattgtgcagtttaaaaaggtaatattaaagcaccaatgcccagatgagtacgaagagccctatCAGTTtatatcttccctttataggaGAGTGTGCAGACCtacacactccacagtttcttcggggaggggcagagtttttcttacctcatttgtcttcgtttgtcaactgtggctgtcgctttaagatggtgcacgtactcgcacgcgcaccatgaacgagcctgacacagatgctgcagttatgctttaggccagaggtggcaatcgcgagtaaaaaaagtgacaaacggcAGTGTGAACCTAAAgagagtcttctgcccagatttagtcataactgttttaatttacttatttcctcaatagaccatttgtctgtggttgaagtcaatgtgttagtatgatttctttGGAAATCTTATCTTACTGTATGTCGGGTGTCGGTTTgtctggggggcctcctctatttccacaacaatagaccatttgtctgtggtcgaagtcaatgtgtattgaatgatgtctgtaaaagttttatctcatgtctggtgaactccgggtgggctgggggcttgggggttttgtggtaccgcccttcaagatagtataagaatgttgtgagtccgctgtaacttcgcactagtgagaggc
This window harbors:
- the rad21l1 gene encoding double-strand-break repair protein rad21-like protein 1 isoform X1 is translated as MLFCWRPFAYKWETLKQIWLSVHFKQKVTKTHVIDCNLDTAIDDIMSSPQILGLRLSGSLLLGVTQIFSRKTKYLLTDCNHAIDKLKLSFWSDAPAGTKYVSCEGFEATVKEISFSEDFPLLSPSSDFNILVDKDLFLQNQSHPEEITLKEYSADVSQCHIDHFQPQELFGDEDTGFEMCLETLTNCDTHPDFLDFSPEEILNETPEKYSLNHQHDVNRERDLAEEEESLNQPAHEQTTFTLPPVPDTSSANKKRRRRKCKLIVDQMTNLTDKAMRMQLSDDSDLVETLILAPPTRQLMHWKESGKLLTRPCSNVIGSEIKEAFPKNVIPVTDDEEEEEEEREAVMRHSDHEAHSNMSPLSTESLEDSSTEHKLTGVNYSSDNLSALEFTRVEHRLDASLAELPSDSSMFLHLSYTEQHSQSLMGSQNFGEQQTVFQQAQAHMLMKSLNCCDDTPFCLRDLCSGHTRLQVARMFYCLLSLQKEGAVTLHQNVPYQDISVSAGPSFLTLENEKTNAV
- the rad21l1 gene encoding double-strand-break repair protein rad21-like protein 1 isoform X2 — encoded protein: MLFCWRPFAYKWETLKQIWLSVHFKQKVTKTHVIDCNLDTAIDDIMSSPQILGLRLSGSLLLGVTQIFSRKTKYLLTDCNHAIDKLKLSFWSDAPAGTKYVSCEGFEATVKEISFSEDFPLLSPSSDFNILVDKDLFLQNQSHPEEITLKEYSDVSQCHIDHFQPQELFGDEDTGFEMCLETLTNCDTHPDFLDFSPEEILNETPEKYSLNHQHDVNRERDLAEEEESLNQPAHEQTTFTLPPVPDTSSANKKRRRRKCKLIVDQMTNLTDKAMRMQLSDDSDLVETLILAPPTRQLMHWKESGKLLTRPCSNVIGSEIKEAFPKNVIPVTDDEEEEEEEREAVMRHSDHEAHSNMSPLSTESLEDSSTEHKLTGVNYSSDNLSALEFTRVEHRLDASLAELPSDSSMFLHLSYTEQHSQSLMGSQNFGEQQTVFQQAQAHMLMKSLNCCDDTPFCLRDLCSGHTRLQVARMFYCLLSLQKEGAVTLHQNVPYQDISVSAGPSFLTLENEKTNAV